A portion of the Paenibacillus marchantiae genome contains these proteins:
- a CDS encoding ribbon-helix-helix domain-containing protein, with protein MSLDDFIITPKEDKSVTLTIRIEKSTQEQFDILAQKSNRSRNELINMALEYALKNAKFIQTTDEKKSN; from the coding sequence TTGAGTCTGGATGATTTTATAATAACGCCTAAAGAAGATAAATCTGTTACACTCACTATTCGAATAGAAAAATCAACCCAGGAACAATTTGATATACTTGCTCAAAAGAGCAATCGCTCACGCAATGAACTGATCAATATGGCACTTGAATACGCTTTGAAAAATGCTAAGTTTATTCAAACCACAGACGAAAAAAAAAGTAATTAA